A region of Salvia splendens isolate huo1 chromosome 17, SspV2, whole genome shotgun sequence DNA encodes the following proteins:
- the LOC121773882 gene encoding aspartic and glutamic acid-rich protein-like has translation MIKRRFYRFEHGDKDAASESSSSSSGSEMEAEATDDTDIEEEVEEEAEENVADDVREGGEASSSSGYESEDSSVNEVNLDSSGLPTSDEDTAAQVGSQNIIGSLSGGEGNSLPNIALDSPKKDETDFETADCILKHKSVFKCRLCPRIVCLSEETLKAHLISKKHIRSEKLLREGRLKLMLNERGEIEGEAYSEHDAPITASRQKSEKPNKKGKGHLKQKKRPRQDAESRKAKRSTEKREKRRKNED, from the exons atgataaaaaGGCGATTCTATAGGTTTGAACATGGTGATAAGGATGCTGCATCAGAATCTTCCTCGTCTTCGTCAGGCTCCGAAATGGAGGCAGAAGCTACTGACGACACTGATATTGAAGAAGAAgtagaagaagaagcagaagaaaatGTTGCTGATGATGTGAGAGAGGGCGGAgaagcttcttcttcttctg GTTATGAAAGCGAGGACAGCTCAGTCAACGAAGTTAATCTTGATTCATCAG GTTTGCCTACTAGTGATGAAGACACCGCTGCTCAAGTTGGCAGCCAAAACATTATAGGAAGTCTTTCTGGTGGAGAAGGAAACAGTTTACCTAACATAGCTCTGGACAGTCCCAAGAAGGATGAAACCGACTTTGAGACAGCAGATTGTATTCTAAAACACAAGTCAGTTTTTAAATGCAGGCTTTGTCCTAGGATAGTCTGCTTATCAGAGGAGACTTTAAAGGCTCATCTCATCTCCAAG AAGCACATCCGCTCTGAGAAACTACTTCGAGAAGGGAGGCTGAAGCTCATGTTAAATGAGAGAGGAGAAATTGAGGGCGAGGCGTATTCTGAGCATGATGCCCCAATTACAGCTTCTCGACAG AAATCAGAGAAGCCAAATAAAAAGGGCAAAGGACATTTGAAACAGAAGAAGAGACCTAGACAG GATGCCGAATCTAGAAAAGCAAAACGATCAACAGAGAAGCGGGAGAAGAGGCGTAAGAATGAGGACTGA
- the LOC121774230 gene encoding protein DETOXIFICATION 12-like, which yields MEVETLVAKRYAASARKIAFTAEVNRVNWIALPMIFVTVSQFLLRVSPMFMLGHVDQLFLSSASIATSLCNVTGFSVVFGMASALETLYGQAYGAKQYKRVGTLTYGAMLWLFMVCIVLSLVFILTEKLLLVMGQDPSISAAAGKFAIQLIPTLFPYAFLQCIVRYLQIQSLIFPMVWSSLASLCFQLPLCWAFIFRFHLGNSGAAISIAISSWFNVLLLVLYVMYSPACQVTRAPLSWDVLVTMRDFFHLAIPSAAMVCLEWWSFELILLLSGVLPNPQLETSVLSICFTISYLHYHVPYSFGSAASTLISNEMGAGKPEAARAILHAVLALSITEFLAAGFAIGSSGRVLGYAFSADKQVISYVKKMASFLSMSIVMDGIQAVLSGVVRGIGLQHIGAYVNAGAYYLVCIPVALLFGFLVHLKGVGLWSGLVAGATVQSIALSLLTASTNWEKKAIEARQRIFSEEFPVENDGILKHEKEKLVEML from the exons ATGGAGGTGGAGACACTAGTGGCGAAGCGATACGCCGCGTCGGCGAGGAAAATCGCATTCACGGCGGAGGTGAACCGTGTCAATTGGATCGCGCTGCCGATGATCTTCGTGACGGTGTCGCAGTTTCTGCTTCGGGTTTCGCCTATGTTCATGCTCGGCCACGTCGACCAGCTCTTCCTATCCAGCGCCTCCATCGCCACCTCTCTCTGCAACGTCACCGGATTCAGTGTCGTT TTTGGGATGGCTAGTGCTCTGGAAACTCTATACGGACAGGCATATGGTGCTAAGCAATATAAAAGAGTGGGAACGCTAACTTATGGCGCAATGTTATGGCTGTTTATGGTGTGCATAGTTCTCTCTCTCGTTTTCATCTTGACCGAGAAGCTGCTTCTTGTGATGGGCCAAGATCCTTCAATATCAGCTGCAGCAGGCAAGTTTGCCATCCAGCTCATCCCAACGCTCTTCCCCTATGCGTTTCTCCAGTGCATTGTTCGTTACCTTCAGATCCAGAGCTTGATTTTCCCCATGGTTTGGAGCTCAttagcatctctctgcttccagCTACCTCTCTGTTGGGCTTTCATATTCAGATTCCATCTCGGAAACTCTGGAGCAGCTATCTCAATAGCCATATCCTCTTGGTTCAACGTTCTTCTCCTCGTGCTTTATGTCATGTATTCCCCTGCTTGCCAAGTAACACGAGCTCCGTTGTCATGGGATGTGCTTGTCACCATGAGGGACTTCTTTCACCTTGCTATACCATCTGCTGCCATGGTATG TTTGGAATGGTGGTCTTTTGAGCTAATACTGTTGCTGTCAGGAGTGTTGCCAAATCCACAATTGGAGACATCAGTTCTTTCTATTTG CTTCACGATTTCGTATTTGCACTATCACGTCCCATATTCTTTCGGCTCTGCTGCAAG CACGCTGATTTCAAACGAGATGGGGGCAGGAAAGCCGGAAGCAGCCAGAGCCATTCTACATGCAGTGTTGGCTCTGTCGATCACAGAGTTCCTAGCAGCTGGTTTCGCCATTGGGTCATCAGGCCGCGTCTTAGGATACGCATTTAGTGCAGATAAACAAGTAATCTCTTATGTCAAGAAAATGGCCTCTTTCCTTAGCATGTCCATTGTCATGGACGGCATACAGGCTGTTCTTTCGG GGGTAGTGAGAGGCATCGGGTTGCAGCATATAGGGGCTTACGTGAATGCAGGGGCATATTATCTGGTGTGTATCCCAGTGGCTCTGTTGTTTGGCTTTTTAGTACACCTGAAAGGGGTTGGCCTTTGGAGCGGACTCGTGGCAGGAGCAACGGTTCAATCTATCGCGCTTTCTCTTCTAACGGCCTCTACAAATTGGGAAAAGAAG GCAATTGAAGCACGGCAGAGGATCTTCTCGGAGGAATTTCCAGTTGAAAATGATGGGATATTGAAgcatgaaaaagaaaaattggtggaGATGTTGTGA
- the LOC121775469 gene encoding protein DETOXIFICATION 14-like encodes MEEEEAPLLLGRECPAREVFVDELKKVSYIALPMVVVTVSQILPRVVSMMMVGHLGELALSAVAVATSLANVTGLSPLFGMASALETLCGQAFGAGHYEKLGLYTNASIVCLLLVCLPLSLLWIFMEKLLIFIGQDPSISHEAGHYAIWLIPALFGYAILQALIRYLQTQSLIVPMVWSSIAALFFHVPVCWVLVFKANLGTAGAALAIGLCYWFNVILLLLYVNYSSTCKRTRAPFDKSILSGMREFSRFAVPSAVMVCLEWWSCEILVLLSGLLPNPQLETSVLSLCLMIASLHYFIPYSVGAAASTRVSNELGAGRPERARASVYAAGFLSTAEAILACTFLLSLSNIVGYAFSNEKEVVDYLRELVPFICLLLAMDCIQAVLSGVARGCGWQHLGAYVNLGAYYLVGLPAAVTLGFVFHWRGKGLWLGLNMGSIVQSTLLCLVTCSTNWRKQASMARQRIFEGTTAPGHEKVLV; translated from the exons atggaagaggaggaggcgccgCTGCTACTCGGCCGCGAATGCCCTGCGCGGGAGGTTTTCGTGGACGAGCTGAAGAAGGTGAGCTACATAGCGCTGCCAATGGTGGTGGTCACCGTCTCTCAGATTCTGCCTCGCGTCGTCTCCATGATGATGGTCGGCCACCTCGGCGAGCTCGCCCTctccgccgtcgccgtcgccacctCCCTCGCCAACGTCACCGGCCTCAGCCCCCTG TTTGGGATGGCTAGTGCACTCGAAACCTTATGCGGGCAGGCCTTTGGAGCAGGGCATTATGAGAAGCTAGGACTTTACACCAATGCTTCAATTGTATGTCTTCTTCTAGTCTGTTTACCACTCTCTCTTTTGTGGATCTTTATGGAAAAACTGCTGATATTTATCGGTCAAGATCCTTCGATTTCTCATGAAGCCGGCCATTACGCTATATGGCTTATCCCCGCGTTATTTGGTTATGCTATTCTCCAAGCACTGATACGATACCTGCAAACACAAAGTTTGATCGTTCCAATGGTTTGGAGCTCTATCGCAGCGCTTTTTTTCCATGTACCTGTTTGCTGGGTTTTAGTGTTCAAGGCTAACCTAGGCACTGCAGGGGCAGCGTTAGCGATCGGCTTATGTTATTGGTTCAATGTGATTTTACTTCTTTTGTATGTCAACTACTCTTCGACTTGCAAGAGAACCCgtgcaccatttgataaaagCATCTTATCGGGTATGAGGGAGTTTTCGCGCTTTGCTGTCCCTTCCGCTGTCATGGTCTG CCTTGAATGGTGGTCTTGTGAAATATTGGTATTGCTCTCTGGTCTTTTGCCTAATCCGCAACTTGAGACTTCAGTTCTTTCGTTATG CCTCATGATTGCTTCGTTGCACTACTTCATCCCGTATTCCGTTGGTGCTGCTGCAAG CACGAGAGTTTCAAATGAACTTGGGGCAGGGCGCCCAGAGAGGGCTCGAGCTTCAGTTTATGCTGCAGGCTTTCTTTCGACAGCTGAGGCGATACTTGCTTGCACATTCCTCCTCAGCCTGAGTAATATTGTGGGGTACGCATTCAGTAACGAGAAAGAAGTTGTCGATTATCTCAGAGAGCTTGTTCCATTCATTTGCCTCTTACTTGCAATGGACTGTATCCAAGCAGTGCTTTCAG GAGTGGCAAGAGGTTGTGGATGGCAGCATCTGGGCGCTTACGTGAATCTTGGAGCGTATTATCTGGTCGGACTACCAGCAGCGGTTACTTTGGGTTTCGTGTTTCATTGGCGGGGAAAGGGTCTATGGCTCGGGCTGAACATGGGATCGATAGTGCAATCAACGTTGTTATGCTTGGTGACATGTTCAACCAACTGGAGGAAACAG GCATCAATGGCTCGACAACGAATTTTTGAGGGCACAACGGCTCCGGGACATGAAAAGGTTTTAGTATGA